A stretch of Brassica napus cultivar Da-Ae chromosome C6, Da-Ae, whole genome shotgun sequence DNA encodes these proteins:
- the LOC106402458 gene encoding surfeit locus protein 2-like, with translation MKKAEVGGKNLVGSPTFVDLGNRRLRCVETGHEVVAGEEEAYARNKRCRLGLIDHALSHGKSPLNMFSQCLISRSKLVCKLTGDTMNKNEQHIWKHVNGKRFLHRLEQVERGAGTSGKTEKIQVTYKHRRVKEDTDSDDSEFWMLNSSSGSESEQESDEENCKDSHCDAKESEELSERTKRMSIEIGPSSFASRKKKIRNSNESC, from the exons ATGAAGAAGGCGGAAGTAGGGGGGAAGAATCTGGTTGGCTCACCTACTTTCGTGGATCTAGGAAACAGACGGCTCAGATGCGTGGAGACTGGTCACGAAGTTGttgccggagaggaagaagcatACGCTCGTAACAAACGGTGTCGTCTGGGACTCATCGATCACGCTCTATCTCATGGGAAATCTCCTCTCAACATGTTCTCCCAGTGCCTAATTTCTCG TTCGAAGCTCGTGTGCAAGCTTACTGGAGATACTATGAACAAGAACGAGCAACATATCTGGAAACACGTGAATGGGAAGAGATTTCTACACAGATTAG AGCAAGTGGAAAGAGGAGCTGGAACAAGCGGAAAGACCGAGAAAATACAAGTAACCTACAAACATAGACGCGTTAAGGAAGATACTGATTCCGATGATTCAGAGTTTTGGATGCTTAATTCAAGTTCTGGTTCAGAGTCAGAGCAGGAAAGTGATGAAGAAAACTGCAAAG ATTCTCATTGTGATGCCAAAGAATCCGAGGAGCTCTCAGAAAG AACAAAGAGAATGTCAATAGAGATTGGACCAAGTAGCTTTGCTTCGAGGAAGAAAAAGATTAGGAATAGTAATGAGTCATGTTAA
- the LOC106352692 gene encoding putative pentatricopeptide repeat-containing protein At2g01510, giving the protein MKLHFVCSRRTRAASLHQLRFLQTPRIDARIIKTGFNTDTCRSNFILEDFLRRGQVSAARKVYDEMPHKNTVSTNTMISGYVKSGEVSSARDLFDAMVDRTVVTWTILMGLYAGNNRFDEAFELFRQMCRSCTLPDHVTFATLLPGCDDAVAVAQVHAFAVKLGFDRNPFLTVCNVFVKSYCEIGRRDLARVVFEQITEKDSVTFNTLITGYEKDGLYIEAVRLFVEMQQLDHKPSDFTFSGVLKAVVGLHDYVLGQQLHGLAVSTGFSRDVAVGNQILDFYSKHDCVVETRKLFNEMPELDFVSYNVVISGYSQAEQYEESLGLFREMQSMGFDRRNYPFATVLSIAANLSSLHMGRQVHCQAIVATADSIPHVVNSLVDMYAKCEMFEEAELIFESLSQQSTVSWTALISGYVQKGLHGDGLKLFTKMRGANLRADQSTFATVLRASAGFASLSLGRQLHGFIIRSGNSENVFSGSGLVDMYAKCGSIKDAVQVFQEMPDRNRVSWNALISAYADNGDGEAAIDAFEKMIHSGLQPDSVSILSVLTACSHSGFVEQGTEYFEAMSRVYGITPGRKHYACMMDLLCRNGRFEEAEKLMEEMPFEPDEIMWSSVLNACRIHKNQSLAERAAEKLFSMEKLRDAAAYVSMSNIYATAGEWENVSLVKKAMRERGIKKVTASSWVEVNHKIHDFSSNDQRHPRGDEIVRKIDELTAEIERLGYKPDTSCVGQDVDEQMKIESLKFHSERLAVAFALISTPEGSPILVMKNLRACRDCHAAIKLISKVVKREITIRDSRRFHHFRDGLCSCGDYW; this is encoded by the coding sequence ATGAAACTTCATTTCGTCTGCTCAAGAAGAACACGTGCTGCCTCTTTACATCAGCTCCGCTTCCTCCAAACACCTCGCATCGATGCTCGCATCATCAAAACCGGGTTCAACACAGACACTTGTCGTTCCAATTTCATTCTCGAGGACTTTCTCCGTAGAGGTCAAGTTTCCGCTGCACGCAAGGTGTACGACGAAATGCCTCACAAGAACACCGTCTCCACAAACACCATGATCTCCGGCTACGTCAAGTCCGGTGAAGTTTCCTCCGCTAGAGATCTCTTTGATGCCATGGTGGATCGAACTGTGGTCACTTGGACTATCTTGATGGGTCTGTACGCTGGCAACAACAGGTTCGACGAAGCCTTCGAGCTTTTCCGACAGATGTGCAGGTCTTGTACCTTGCCTGATCATGTCACCTTCGCCACGCTTTTACCAGGGTGCGACGACGCGGTTGCTGTGGCGCAAGTTCATGCCTTCGCCGTCAAGTTAGGGTTTGATAGGAACCCTTTTCTCACTGTTTGCAATGTCTTTGTTAAGTCTTATTGCGAGATAGGGAGGCGTGATTTGGCGCGTGTGGTGTTTGAGCAGATTACGGAGAAGGACTCTGTCACGTTCAACACGCTTATTACAGGGTACGAGAAGGATGGTTTGTACATTGAGGCGGTTCGTCTCTTTGTCGAAATGCAGCAGTTGGATCACAAGCCTTCGGATTTCACGTTTTCTGGTGTTCTCAAGGCCGTTGTTGGGCTTCATGATTATGTTCTTGGTCAGCAACTCCATGGTTTAGCGGTTTCTACTGGATTCTCCAGGGATGTGGCTGTTGGGAATCAGATTCTTGATTTCTACTCGAAGCATGATTGTGTTGTAGAGACTAGGAAGCTTTTCAACGAGATGCCTGAGTTGGATTTTGTTTCTTACAATGTGGTCATCTCAGGGTATTCACAGGCTGAGCAATACGAGGAATCCTTGGGACTGTTCAGAGAGATGCAGTCCATGGGGTTTGATCGGAGAAACTACCCTTTCGCGACGGTTTTGAGCATCGCAGCTAACTTGTCATCGTTGCATATGGGCAGACAGGTGCACTGCCAGGCCATCGTGGCGACTGCTGATTCGATCCCACATGTCGTAAACTCTTTAGTGGATATGTACGCGAAGTGTGAGATGTTTGAGGAAGCTGAGTTGATATTCGAGAGTCTATCACAACAGAGCACTGTTTCATGGACTGCGTTGATCTCAGGTTATGTTCAGAAAGGGCTTCATGGAGATGGTCTTAAACTGTTCACCAAGATGCGAGGAGCGAATCTACGAGCAGACCAGTCCACTTTCGCTACTGTACTGAGAGCTTCGGCTGGTTTCGCTTCTTTGTCTCTGGGGAGGCAGCTCCACGGGTTCATAATAAGGTCAGGAAACTCAGAGAACGTCTTCTCCGGTTCTGGACTTGTTGATATGTACGCCAAGTGTGGTTCTATCAAAGACGCGGTTCAAGTGTTCCAAGAGATGCCTGATAGGAATAGAGTTTCTTGGAATGCTTTGATCTCAGCTTACGCTGACAACGGAGATGGAGAAGCAGCGATTGATGCGTTTGAGAAGATGATTCACTCAGGTCTCCAGCCAGATTCAGTCAGCATCTTGAGCGTCTTGACTGCATGTAGTCACTCTGGATTCGTTGAACAAGGAACCGAATATTTCGAGGCAATGTCTCGGGTCTACGGGATCACTCCAGGAAGGAAACATTACGCGTGCATGATGGATTTGCTGTGCAGGAACGGGAGATTTGAAGAAGCAGAGAAGCTGATGGAGGAAATGCCCTTTGAGCCAGATGAGATAATGTGGTCATCAGTGTTGAACGCATGCCGGATTCACAAGAATCAAAGCCTTGCTGAGAGAGCAGCAGAGAAGCTCTTTAGTATGGAGAAGCTCAGGGACGCTGCTGCTTATGTAAGCATGTCAAATATCTATGCTACAGCAGGAGAATGGGAAAATGTTAGTCTTGTCAAGAAAGCTATGCGTGAACGTGGAATCAAGAAAGTTACTGCGTCTAGCTGGGTTGAAGTGAACCACAAGATCCACGACTTCTCATCAAATGACCAGAGACACCCGAGGGGAGATGAGATTGTGAGAAAGATCGATGAACTGACAGCCGAGATTGAAAGACTAGGGTACAAGCCTGACACGAGTTGTGTAGGACAAGACGTAGATGAGCAGATGAAGATCGAATCGCTTAAGTTCCACAGTGAGCGTTTAGCCGTTGCGTTTGCTCTTATCAGTACACCAGAAGGGTCTCCGATCCTTGTGATGAAGAACTTGAGAGCCTGCAGGGATTGCCACGCTGCTATAAAACTGATATCGAAGGTTGTAAAGAGGGAGATAACTATAAGGGACTCAAGAAGATTCCATCACTTTAGAGATGGGCTCTGTTCTTGTGGGGATTACTGGTGA